The following nucleotide sequence is from Zea mays cultivar B73 chromosome 1, Zm-B73-REFERENCE-NAM-5.0, whole genome shotgun sequence.
agcttcttttgtcatgttggagatgttttgggcagtcgcgtagacgctccccaaaaacctaattgccgatcccccgtgcaaggtctcaaacggcaccggcttcggaggcacctgccctctcgcttctctgtgcgcgcagagtcacgagatggaaataccctcactcggcggctggactgtgattctgaaagtgttcTCTCGTGTgttccgagtgacaggggtgctcctctatttaacctctcgcagagggaagctgaaggagaaaggtcgccgagtcacgccaagagtcggccagctctagccgagttatgccatgagtcggccagctctcgccgagtcacaccatgagtcggcagctgaaggagaagggttactcggctggctgacgaagagacagggtcactcggctgacgaagagacagggtcactcggctgacgtacgcggttagtgagtgctaaaaattaacacaaccacaccacgcccgctcgcctgcctgcctgcctcgccacgccacgccacgccacgccacgctcgGCCCGGCcgacggtggcggcggcgcgcgcgcgcgtgtgtggcacgcccttgtccatttcttgacttctcaagttaagtggaataaatcccaccatataagtcaaggcaaaagacccttggacttccaatgtggtactattggtattctccaccattacacaccatagagtttattcaataaatgggccaagcccataaaagatccaacagtaCGCATTTGGCGACAGGTAGATTATATATTTCTAAGACTGTCCGCAACCGTTCCCCCTAAATTTCCCCCCCTAAATATTACTATGCAGCCACGTCAGCAAGATTCCATCCCCTATATTCACTCGTCCCGCAACCGTTCCCTCTATAGTTTCCCCTATATATCCCTCTACTCATTAAAAAACCATTTCCatataagggcttgttcggttcgctctcaatccatgtggattgagtgggattgagtcggtttaaatccataacaagtcaaaatCCGTCTCGATCCCGCTCAATAcactccaatccacatggatcgagaataaccgaacaaggcctaactaACTTTAACCAACTTCAATTTTGATTTTCTTTAATTATTTTGCACACGTCCGACATGTTGCGCATGTATTCAAAAATATAATTATTAAAAAATAATTACTTTACAATTACTTGCACATATAATATATAACAACTATTATTTTACAATACATTCGAATTTGCATATTTTCGTGATCACGTTTTTTCCGTCCTGGGATAAGAAATATATTTTCCTGCGAACCAAATTGCACTAGTCGTATGCGGCAAGCCGCACTTGTCTTCCAACGAAAGCCATGTTTGTGTTTCGTGGGAAGCCACTAGCTTCCACCTGAAGCCGCATTCCTCTCCCCTATATATATGGAATCCATCTCTTCACAAATGCAACAACAAACTTCACTACATCAACAATTCAAACATTTCACAGTATGTCTCACAACCATAGCGATGAAGACTCTTACTCGAGTGATAGTGAGGATGAAACACTTATGCTTGTCAATCTTCTTGTCCTCAACATAGAGGCGAGACGCCACCTCCAACGACGGTCCCGTTTGCCTCGGCGGGTTATTCACAGAGATCATTTTCGTGGAGAAAATCTTATCCATCATCACTACTTCGCCGAGAACCCTGTGTATCCACCCCACGTCTTTCGTAGAAGGTACCCACTACTTATTATTCGAATACGGTTTCATATTTGCAATTTCATTACAAATATTCTTTATTCAAAACTTAGGTTCCGCATGAGTAGGCCTCTCTTCCTGAGAATCTTGCAAGGTCTTCAACAACATGATTCGTACTTTACACAACGGGTAGACGCAACTGGTATGCCTGGTCTAGGTCCACTACAAAAAGTATGTGCGGCAATGCGGGTACTAGCATATGGGTTACCTTCAGATGTTGTAGACGAGTACATTCAAATAGGGGAGTCGACAGCTAGGGAATGCCTTCATCATTTCTGTCGAGGTATCATTGCATACTTCAGTGGGTGGTATCTACGAACTCCTAACGAAGCTGACATAACACGCATCATGCACCATAGCGAATCAAGGGGTTTCCCAGGGATGTTGGGTTCTatagattgcatgcattgggagtggcggAACTGTCCTACCGCATGGCGTGGTCAGTTTTGTGGCAGAAATGGTCGAGCGTCCATGATCCTAGAAGCTGTGGCAACGTATGACCTTTGGATTTGGCATGCTTTCTTTGGCATGCCCGGGACAAACAACGACGTGAATGTGCTCCACCGATCACCTGTTTTCGACCCCATGACATCTGGCCGAATGCCACCTGTGCATTACACAATAAATGGTAATGCATATAACTTCGGATATTACCTTGCTGATGGTATTTACCCCAACTGGCCAACTTTCGTAAAAGCTATAAGGCACCCATATGAGCAAAAGAAAGTCTATTTCACACAAATGCAGGAAAGTTGTCGAAAGGATATTGAGCGTGCATTTGGAGTTCTTCAAGCTAGGTGGGCGGTGCTACGAGGTCCAGCATATGGTTGGGATCGTAATCGTTTAACTGAAATTATAACAGCTTGCATCATaatgcacaacatgattgttgAAGACGAAGGGCCGTTTGCAGCTAATACTGATTTTGGAGATAACACTTCAACCAGCCAAGCACCACAACTAATTGCTGAAGGAAGGGCAGAATGGGTGATTAACCACTTCGATCTTCGTCGCCAAGAAAGATCGTGCTCCCTCCAAAATGATCTTGTCGAGCATTTGTGGGCTCGGCGTGGAAGCATGTAAACTTCAGCATTCGTATGCTAAAGTGTACTCAAACTTCATTCTACTATGTGTAATTTCCATTCGCAAGTCCTACGTATCGGTTCTGAAATAAAGTAGATCATCATTGCAAACCTGTACTTGTTCTTTGAACACAATAACATGAACACTGCTAACGATTTGTACACATCACAAGTGATTCCAAGCTCAACACGCAGCAAATATATGACAATTTAAGCAAACATGTTCACATCAAATGGAAATAATTATTGTCGATTACAACACCATAGAACAAACAGCACAGCACGACTGTCCTTGACGACTTATGGTTCGAACAAAAAATATAATGGTCTGCCAAACAAATGTAACGTTCTCACATAACCAAATAATACAAACAGGTTCGGTAAAACAAGCTCAAGTTACGAGTAACCGAATATATCTTTCACTCGTAACCAAATATGAATTCTTGCAACTTCTGTTTTTGTTTTTGCATCATAATCCAAACTTGGGGTTGGACATCTTCTTCATTCGTTGCCTCCAGCCTTTGTAATCTTTTTTCAGCAGATTCTAGTTCTTGAAGTTTCAATTCCCTTTTTCGTATGATGACCTTTTCTGCTTCCAATTCTAACCTCTTTTTCTCCATTTCCCTGTCTTCTTCTGTGCACTTCTCTTTTTTTGCACCCTTTTCTATGAACCTCTGAATTTGTTTTTCAGTTATTTCTTGCAAACGGCTAAGGTACTCTGGAGATGAAGATGATGCAGGTTTGTTTCTCTCAGATTTACTGAAATCACGACCACGCAGCCGTTTTCCTGTCAACCCTGCAGATGAACTATCATTTTCAGTTGTCGGAGCATACGGAGTACCTGTTGACCCAAGTGGATTTGCATTCAATCCGCGGAACGATTGTCCACTACAAATGCTCTCCCATTTCGGTTCTCCCTTTAGTTGGTGCCAGCAATGCATGTACTGGAAAGTTTTGTTCTCCTCGTGTGCAAATAATGTTGCCGCCTTCGAAGTCTGTACAAAGTATGGTTTCATTTTACAAATGTGTTAACATGTATATAGAATCATTTGTAAATGATTTAAAGTCGGTAAAATTTGGGTTACCTTGTCGTCATCAGTTAACCCACTTTGTTTCTCTCTTAGAACTCTTACGTAGTAGCCAGCAAACTTACTTACATCTGCTCTTATCTTGTCCCATCTGCTGCTAAGCGCTCTGTTCACTCGGCAAGGAAAGTTCCCCCTCTGTTCGTTGTATCTTTTTTCAATTCTAGCCCAAAGGCCCTCCCTACGTTGCCCAGTGTGCACAACAGGGTCACTGCTAATTTGCAACCAGGTTGTGCAAAGTAGAAGATCTTCAGGGCCAGTAAAGTTTTGTTCCTTAGCCTTTTTGGGTTTTTGTATAGGAGGTGCATTCTTTTCAGGACTATTGATGTCTTGAACACTGTGTTCTGCATCTGAGTCCAAATTCATAGGTATGGAAGGTATAGTATTGGAACCCTGCAGTGGTGTACTGGTATTGGATGGTGGAATGCAATCAGGAAATGGGTTAACTTCAGGTGGCCCAAGAGGATTC
It contains:
- the LOC109943743 gene encoding protein ALP1-like translates to MSRPLFLRILQGLQQHDSYFTQRVDATGMPGLGPLQKVCAAMRVLAYGLPSDVVDEYIQIGESTARECLHHFCRGIIAYFSGWYLRTPNEADITRIMHHSESRGFPGMLGSIDCMHWEWRNCPTAWRGQFCGRNGRASMILEAVATYDLWIWHAFFGMPGTNNDVNVLHRSPVFDPMTSGRMPPVHYTINGNAYNFGYYLADGIYPNWPTFVKAIRHPYEQKKVYFTQMQESCRKDIERAFGVLQARWAVLRGPAYGWDRNRLTEIITACIIMHNMIVEDEGPFAANTDFGDNTSTSQAPQLIAEGRAEWVINHFDLRRQERSCSLQNDLVEHLWARRGSM